The Desulfovibrio litoralis DSM 11393 genomic interval GACCAACCAACGCTCTTGGAACTTCAAAAAAGTAACCGAAGATACGGTTTTGTCCAAGTTTGAGTTTTGTTATTCCCGTTTCTTCCTGTTCTTTAAGCAAAAGTTCGTTTAATTTTTGAGTTCCGTGTTCGGTTAGGTCAATTAATTCATCGAGTTCTTTGTTAAAACCTGTTTGAAAAATACCGCCTTCGGTAATTTGTATGGGCGGTTCGTTAACCAAGGCTTGTTTGATCAGGCTTGTAATATCGCTTAAATCGTCCCATTTTTTCAAAAGGGTTTGTAGTGCTTTAGGTAAATTCATTCCGCCAACATCAGTTGCAGTCGGATAAGCAAGAGGTTCATTTTTCGGCGTTGTTTCGGAATTATCACTAATTATACTTGTATTGAGCGGGTTTTCCAATAAGCGACGTAAATTTGTCAAACAAGCCAAGCTCGTACCTAACGCCAAAACATCTCGAGGGTTGGTGCGATTAACGTGAATACGAGTGCTAAGACGCTCTAAGTCTTGAACTTGACTTAATATTTTTTGAAGACGCAGACGTAAACCTTGGTTTTCAAGTAAATATTTTACGGCATTTTGTATTTCAGTAATCTGTTCAAGGTCTTTAAAAGGATAATGTAGACGCTCTTGCAATAAACGGCTTCCCATCGGCGTTAAGCAATTATCAAGTACATGCAATAAGGTGCCTGAACCTTTGCTACCGTCCATGCGTTTAAATAATTCCAAATTGCGTTCGGTTACTTCATCAATGACCAAATATTTATTTTGATCAAGTGGTTTAAAAGCCTGAAGCGGAATTTGAGTGTTTTTGCGAGTTTGTTGCAGATAAGTTAATAAAGCGACGCAAGCCCTTGCGAGTTCGGGTTTTTCTTCTAGTCCCAAAGCCGCAAGTTCCGCCACCCCTTGCACTTCCAAAAGTTTTTTTTCGGCACTTTTAAAGTTGAAATAAGAACGCAGGGGGACTCTGACTAACTGTATCTTACTGTTTTTTATGGGTTCGGGAATTTTAAATGCACTTAACTGAAAGTCGGGAATCACCAACTCTCGTGGTTGCATTTTGATCACCCATTGCCATAATTCGGAAATATTTTTTGAGCTTAAGCCCGTCCAATAGCCCGTACTACAATCAAGCCAAGCAAAAGCCCCTTTGGGGTTTGTTTTATCAGAATTTTCAACGTCCCAAAACAAAGCCCCCAAAAAGTTATTTCCTTTCGGTTCGATATTTAGATTTTCAAGGATAGTCCCCGGGGTTAAAACATTAACAACTTCACGCTTAACCAAACCTTTTGCGGTTTTTGGGTCTTCGACCTGTTCACAAATCGCAACTCGATAACCTTTATTTAAAAGCTCGGCTAAATATAAATTTGCTGAGTGATGCGGAA includes:
- the mutS gene encoding DNA mismatch repair protein MutS; amino-acid sequence: MFEQFLAIKEKHPNDLLFYRMGDFYELFFEDAEIAARELQITLTSRSGNTDNKIPMCGVPHHSANLYLAELLNKGYRVAICEQVEDPKTAKGLVKREVVNVLTPGTILENLNIEPKGNNFLGALFWDVENSDKTNPKGAFAWLDCSTGYWTGLSSKNISELWQWVIKMQPRELVIPDFQLSAFKIPEPIKNSKIQLVRVPLRSYFNFKSAEKKLLEVQGVAELAALGLEEKPELARACVALLTYLQQTRKNTQIPLQAFKPLDQNKYLVIDEVTERNLELFKRMDGSKGSGTLLHVLDNCLTPMGSRLLQERLHYPFKDLEQITEIQNAVKYLLENQGLRLRLQKILSQVQDLERLSTRIHVNRTNPRDVLALGTSLACLTNLRRLLENPLNTSIISDNSETTPKNEPLAYPTATDVGGMNLPKALQTLLKKWDDLSDITSLIKQALVNEPPIQITEGGIFQTGFNKELDELIDLTEHGTQKLNELLLKEQEETGITKLKLGQNRIFGYFFEVPRALVGQLPERFTRRQTVANAERLTTPELKALEEKLNLATDRRNSLEYQMFQDLRERVASVWTRIIFMASVVSALDYWQSLAEVGHKNKWVLPSLHSGFELEIVAGRHPVVEAIQGRSNFIPNDIYLNENKRLIIITGPNMAGKSTVLRQTALITILAQMGSYVPANNAKIGIADRIFSRVGASDNLAEGQSTFMTEMMESARILRQAGRNSLVILDEVGRGTSTFDGLSLAWAIAEDLVQRANGQVRTLFATHYHELTALEGKISGIANMNIAIKESGGEIIFLRRLIPGPSDRSYGIEVAKLAGVPAQVIQRAKAILAELEKNNAFNTKITLRNETQLLLGLNSKTKILPDEQLVKTQETVLIDKKQEQALNLFQELKELDCDNLSPINALTLLIDWKKRWK